A genomic region of Synechococcus sp. NOUM97013 contains the following coding sequences:
- the rlmD gene encoding 23S rRNA (uracil(1939)-C(5))-methyltransferase RlmD yields MTAIKDTPHPGLIITVLGEDLDQQGRGLARWNGWIITVPELLPGEEAKVQIQQRQRRMWLARRLETLKPSPDARRPPCILAHKCGGCSLQHLSVDGQNAWKQERLHNTLTRIGKLSANFSPLISPEAESLGYRNRALIPLLMEDSKLRLGYYRRGSHRIVNLNHCPVLDPRLDALIPEIKSDLESTSWVIDSDFRGEAGLRHLGLRIGVRTGEVLISLVSATEVLPGIDALSERWMKRWPQVKGVTLNLQPRRSNTVLGETTVCLQGKDAIDEQFCGLKLELGTTTFFQVNTARAERAVELICDWLSRSGEYLNVIDAYCGIGTIALPMAAQGHSVTGLELSSASVRHAQRNASRNNLHNTEFMDGDVVQHLQQLLPHHDALVVDPPRKGLSPDVLAMILQQPPKRMAYLSCDPATLARDLHDLAGDQGPYRIEAIQPIDFFPQTSHLECLVFMETINCAAQPGIA; encoded by the coding sequence ATGACAGCGATCAAGGACACGCCACATCCGGGCCTCATCATCACGGTGCTCGGCGAAGACCTGGACCAGCAAGGGCGCGGACTCGCACGCTGGAATGGCTGGATCATCACTGTCCCGGAACTGCTTCCAGGGGAAGAGGCCAAGGTCCAGATCCAGCAACGCCAACGGCGAATGTGGTTGGCCCGTCGCCTGGAAACGCTCAAGCCGTCGCCCGATGCGCGTCGGCCTCCTTGCATTCTCGCCCACAAATGCGGTGGCTGTTCCCTTCAACATCTCTCCGTGGATGGGCAGAACGCTTGGAAACAAGAGCGTCTTCACAACACACTCACCAGGATTGGCAAGCTCAGTGCCAACTTCAGCCCTCTGATCAGCCCTGAAGCTGAATCGCTGGGCTACCGCAATCGTGCACTAATTCCTCTCTTGATGGAGGACAGCAAACTTCGACTTGGGTATTACCGACGCGGCAGTCATCGCATCGTCAACCTCAACCATTGTCCGGTTCTCGATCCAAGGCTGGATGCCTTGATTCCGGAGATCAAGTCGGATCTGGAATCCACTAGCTGGGTCATCGATTCTGATTTCCGGGGCGAAGCGGGACTCCGCCATCTCGGGCTTCGGATTGGCGTCCGCACCGGTGAAGTCTTGATTTCTCTGGTCTCAGCGACAGAAGTTTTGCCTGGAATCGATGCCTTAAGTGAGCGATGGATGAAACGTTGGCCCCAGGTGAAAGGCGTGACCCTCAACCTGCAACCCCGTCGCTCCAACACCGTGCTTGGTGAAACAACCGTCTGTCTGCAGGGGAAAGATGCGATTGACGAACAGTTCTGCGGACTCAAGCTCGAACTGGGAACCACCACTTTTTTTCAGGTGAACACAGCCCGTGCTGAACGAGCAGTGGAGTTGATTTGTGACTGGCTCTCCAGATCAGGGGAATACTTGAACGTGATTGATGCTTACTGCGGAATTGGAACGATTGCGCTGCCGATGGCTGCTCAAGGCCACAGCGTGACCGGGTTGGAGCTCAGTTCGGCCTCCGTTCGTCATGCCCAGCGCAATGCATCAAGAAACAATCTGCACAACACGGAATTCATGGATGGAGACGTGGTCCAGCATCTACAACAGCTGCTTCCACACCACGACGCATTGGTGGTGGACCCTCCTCGCAAGGGTTTGAGCCCCGACGTGTTGGCAATGATCCTCCAGCAACCACCCAAGCGGATGGCCTATCTCAGTTGCGATCCCGCAACCCTGGCAAGGGATCTCCATGATTTAGCCGGTGATCAGGGTCCCTACAGAATCGAAGCGATCCAGCCAATCGACTTCTTCCCCCAGACATCCCATTTGGAATGTCTGGTGTTCATGGAGACCATCAACTGCGCAGCTCAACCTGGAATTGCTTGA
- the pheT gene encoding phenylalanine--tRNA ligase subunit beta — MRVSLSWLQDLVQVNEPADELGERLSMAGFEVEELDDLSSLAQGVVVGHVLEREKHPNADKLSVCKVNVGAGEPLQIVCGARNVRAGIHVPVATVGAVLPAVNLTIKAGELRGVSSEGMICSLSELGQSSDVDGIAILEDLANDLPAPGSPIAPVLGLDDTVLELAITANRPDGLSMTGIAREVAALTGAALSLPEAKAPQPIESLQPDAASAVAMTSGGIYALTEVQGVDGSARSPQWLQQRLQRGGVKPVNAVVDITNLVMLEQGQPLHAFDADALESLCGQGIQASDFGLRQAHRDELFTGLDGREIKLDERVQVVTCRDRAVAVAGVMGSTESGVTDSTKRIWLESALFTPTSVRNSSRATGQRTDASTRYEKGLPREVTLLAAGRALSLLAEMQGAQVGTCWQCAAEQGPEPIVTLRRSALHRLLGPLAATDETNPAVDLSDDQVEACLSALGCALTPCEEGWAVVVPPSRRMDLLREVDLIEEVARLVGFDRFQSHLPDPIRPGHLTLTQQAERRLRQRFSAIGLQEITTLSLTSADETDPNRIGISNPLLAETSHLRTSLWQEHLQVCRRNLQASQPGCWLFEIGHVFRPEGESIAQDSRLSGVICGERRLSRWQTSGKPQPLSYHQARGVLASVLASLGIDVQDKRLSDDQRLHPGRAASLVVEGRPLGCFGQLHPALCESEQLPAETYLFDLDLARLLAAATRSNRWSPQFKAYSTLPASERDLAMVVPRSLASGDLLQAIRKAGKPLLESVELIDRFEGGQLSEDQCSQAFRLRYRGKDSTLTDEQIQPVHDKVRQALVKQFQVELRS; from the coding sequence ATGCGGGTTTCTCTCTCCTGGCTACAGGATCTTGTGCAGGTGAATGAACCCGCTGATGAGCTGGGTGAACGGCTGTCGATGGCCGGTTTCGAAGTCGAGGAACTCGACGATCTTTCGAGCCTGGCGCAGGGTGTCGTGGTCGGTCACGTCCTGGAACGTGAAAAGCATCCCAATGCCGACAAGCTGAGTGTCTGCAAAGTGAATGTCGGTGCAGGCGAGCCGTTGCAGATTGTCTGTGGTGCCAGAAATGTGCGTGCAGGGATTCATGTTCCTGTCGCCACTGTGGGTGCTGTACTCCCGGCGGTGAATCTCACCATCAAGGCGGGTGAGCTCCGCGGCGTCAGTAGTGAGGGAATGATCTGCTCCCTGTCTGAACTTGGACAGAGCAGCGATGTGGATGGGATTGCCATCCTCGAGGATCTGGCCAACGACCTGCCAGCACCTGGTTCACCCATTGCTCCTGTGCTCGGTCTCGATGACACGGTGCTGGAGCTTGCAATCACGGCGAATCGTCCGGATGGTCTCTCCATGACAGGGATCGCCAGGGAAGTGGCGGCCTTAACGGGAGCTGCTCTCTCCCTGCCGGAAGCGAAGGCTCCCCAGCCGATCGAATCCCTTCAACCTGACGCCGCGTCGGCGGTAGCGATGACATCCGGAGGGATCTATGCCCTCACGGAAGTTCAGGGCGTTGATGGTTCAGCGCGCTCTCCTCAGTGGCTGCAGCAGCGACTGCAACGGGGAGGGGTCAAGCCCGTCAATGCCGTGGTGGACATCACCAACCTGGTGATGCTTGAGCAGGGTCAGCCGCTGCATGCATTCGATGCCGACGCTCTGGAATCTCTCTGCGGTCAAGGCATCCAGGCCTCTGACTTTGGGTTGCGACAGGCCCACAGGGATGAACTGTTCACAGGTCTCGATGGCCGCGAAATCAAGCTCGACGAACGCGTGCAGGTGGTGACCTGTCGCGATCGTGCTGTGGCCGTCGCGGGTGTGATGGGCAGTACTGAGAGTGGTGTGACCGACAGCACCAAGCGCATCTGGCTGGAATCTGCACTGTTCACGCCCACATCGGTGCGTAACAGCAGTCGTGCCACCGGGCAACGAACAGACGCCAGCACCCGTTACGAGAAAGGTCTGCCCCGGGAGGTCACCTTGTTGGCCGCCGGTCGGGCTCTGTCGTTGTTGGCTGAGATGCAGGGAGCGCAGGTCGGAACGTGCTGGCAATGTGCTGCCGAGCAGGGGCCGGAACCGATCGTGACGCTGCGGAGGAGTGCACTGCACCGCCTGCTGGGTCCTTTGGCGGCGACGGACGAGACGAACCCTGCCGTTGATCTTTCTGACGACCAAGTCGAAGCCTGTCTGTCTGCTCTCGGCTGTGCACTGACCCCCTGCGAAGAGGGATGGGCGGTGGTTGTACCTCCGTCCAGGCGGATGGATCTCCTGCGCGAGGTGGACCTGATTGAAGAGGTGGCCCGGCTCGTGGGCTTTGATCGATTCCAGTCCCACCTGCCGGATCCCATCCGACCAGGTCATCTCACCTTGACGCAGCAGGCGGAACGTCGCCTGCGTCAGCGCTTCTCCGCCATTGGTCTTCAGGAGATCACCACGCTGTCACTCACCAGTGCTGATGAGACAGATCCCAATCGCATCGGGATCAGCAACCCGTTGCTCGCGGAGACCAGCCACCTGCGCACCTCGCTCTGGCAGGAGCATCTCCAGGTCTGTCGACGCAATCTGCAGGCATCACAACCGGGTTGCTGGCTGTTTGAAATCGGCCATGTGTTTCGCCCCGAAGGAGAGTCGATTGCTCAGGACTCGCGACTCAGCGGTGTCATCTGCGGAGAGCGACGCCTGTCCCGTTGGCAGACGAGCGGCAAGCCACAACCGCTGAGTTACCACCAGGCCCGCGGTGTTCTGGCATCAGTGCTGGCGTCCCTGGGGATTGACGTGCAAGACAAGCGACTGAGCGACGATCAGCGCTTGCACCCCGGTCGTGCCGCCAGCCTTGTCGTGGAGGGGCGCCCACTGGGATGTTTTGGGCAACTCCATCCAGCGCTGTGTGAGAGCGAGCAGTTGCCTGCTGAGACCTACCTGTTTGATCTGGATCTGGCGCGCTTGCTGGCTGCAGCAACGCGCAGCAACCGTTGGAGCCCTCAATTCAAGGCCTACTCCACGCTGCCTGCTTCAGAACGCGATTTGGCCATGGTGGTGCCGCGCAGTCTCGCTTCAGGTGATCTGCTGCAGGCCATCCGCAAAGCGGGCAAGCCTTTGCTGGAATCCGTGGAACTGATCGATCGCTTCGAAGGCGGTCAACTCAGTGAAGATCAATGCAGCCAGGCATTCCGTCTGCGCTATCGCGGCAAAGACAGCACACTCACCGATGAGCAGATTCAACCGGTGCATGACAAGGTGCGCCAAGCCCTGGTCAAGCAATTCCAGGTTGAGCTGCGCAGTTGA